The proteins below come from a single Caenibius sp. WL genomic window:
- the xrtA gene encoding exosortase A: MQPDATVPRPLQGVVARISEIWRMPLLRLALAWVALIAVFFPDWRDMAAQWWDSSTYNHVLLIPVILVWLVLLRRQQLARITPVAWWWGLLPFAGALVLWLLGAFSGLNLARQAGAVLMLQGAFLALMGPRVAVGLLFPLAYMLFLIPFGDELVPLLQTITAKITIALTHWSGIPAHIDGVFIDTPVGLFEVAEACSGVKFLIAMIALGTLVAHVCFRGWRRRTAFLAGCVLLPILANGVRAWGTIYIAQFRGVEFAAGFDHIFYGWVFFALVMATVLALAWRFFDRTVDDRFIDGAAIEQMPLPRWLDKRAVASPLKILTAGAGLVAMTLVWSALAARLSAPMPERVALPEVPGWTVVDYRPLAWWEPRAQGAAHRLIGSYADDHGRRVDVFIALYPNQNEGNEAGGFGQGALMPNSSWSWIGNGPATQGAKSERLLSQGSPVGRVERLALTWYRNGESVTGSNMRLKLANMADRLLLRGDATTLLIVSAEEREGQRAQEAIDAFLTATGPVGAWMDRVANLP, from the coding sequence ATGCAGCCTGATGCAACCGTTCCCCGGCCGCTGCAAGGCGTGGTGGCCCGCATTTCGGAAATCTGGCGCATGCCGCTGCTGCGCCTTGCTCTGGCATGGGTTGCGTTGATCGCGGTGTTCTTCCCCGACTGGCGTGACATGGCGGCGCAGTGGTGGGACAGTTCGACCTACAACCATGTTCTGCTGATTCCCGTCATTCTCGTCTGGTTGGTTCTGCTGCGGCGCCAACAACTCGCGCGGATCACGCCGGTTGCCTGGTGGTGGGGGCTGTTGCCTTTCGCAGGCGCACTGGTGCTGTGGCTTCTGGGCGCCTTCTCGGGGCTCAACCTTGCTCGCCAGGCAGGCGCGGTGCTGATGCTGCAAGGGGCGTTTCTGGCGTTGATGGGGCCGCGTGTGGCGGTGGGATTGCTGTTTCCGCTGGCCTACATGCTGTTTCTCATTCCGTTCGGCGATGAACTGGTGCCCTTGCTCCAGACGATCACCGCAAAAATCACTATCGCGCTGACGCATTGGAGCGGAATCCCCGCGCATATCGATGGCGTATTCATCGATACGCCAGTGGGCCTGTTCGAAGTGGCGGAAGCGTGTTCGGGCGTTAAATTCTTGATTGCGATGATCGCGCTGGGGACGCTGGTTGCGCACGTGTGCTTCCGCGGCTGGCGCAGGCGCACAGCTTTCCTGGCTGGGTGCGTGCTGCTGCCGATCCTCGCCAACGGCGTGCGCGCCTGGGGCACGATCTATATCGCGCAGTTTCGCGGGGTCGAATTCGCGGCGGGATTCGATCACATTTTCTATGGCTGGGTGTTCTTCGCGCTGGTGATGGCGACGGTGCTGGCCCTTGCCTGGCGTTTCTTCGATCGGACGGTCGATGACAGATTCATCGATGGCGCCGCAATCGAACAGATGCCCTTGCCGCGCTGGCTCGATAAGCGAGCGGTTGCTTCGCCGCTCAAGATCCTGACGGCAGGGGCGGGACTGGTCGCGATGACGCTGGTGTGGAGCGCGCTGGCGGCGCGTCTTTCCGCCCCGATGCCGGAACGGGTGGCGCTGCCCGAAGTGCCGGGCTGGACGGTGGTGGACTATCGTCCGCTCGCCTGGTGGGAACCGCGCGCGCAGGGGGCGGCGCATCGCCTGATCGGCAGCTATGCGGACGATCACGGGCGGCGGGTGGACGTGTTCATCGCGCTCTATCCCAATCAGAACGAAGGCAATGAGGCGGGCGGATTCGGGCAGGGCGCCCTGATGCCCAACAGTTCCTGGTCATGGATCGGTAATGGCCCCGCCACGCAAGGGGCGAAAAGCGAACGCTTGCTGTCGCAAGGTTCGCCTGTCGGCCGCGTGGAGCGGTTGGCGCTGACCTGGTATCGCAATGGTGAGAGCGTCACCGGCAGCAATATGCGGTTGAAACTCGCCAATATGGCCGACCGTCTGCTGTTGCGCGGGGATGCCACCACCTTGTTGATCGTTTCGGCGGAGGAACGGGAAGGGCAACGGGCGCAGGAGGCCATCGACGCGTTCCTCACGGCCACCGGGCCTGTCGGGGCGTGGATGGACCGCGTGGCGAATCTGCCGTAA
- a CDS encoding XrtA/PEP-CTERM system amidotransferase → MCAIAGIFHYGTPKPVEAARVERMCDAMVHRGPDGGGVWTAPGVGLGHRRLSIIDLAGSPQPMASVDERAIIAFNGEIYNFRELRRELAQAGAQFRTDGDTEVILAAWQRWGVDCVKHLHGMFAFALYDRAARTLFLARDRLGVKPLYVAHLSDGSIAFASELKGLLAHPLLRRDVDPLAVEDYLAWGYVPDHRGFLKAVEKLPAGHYRLLHHDRALASPVQWWDVSFAERRKGREADLSAELLHLMRQAVTSRMVADVPLGAFLSGGVDSSSVVALMAEASHDPVRTCSIGFDVAALDETSYAAKVAGLFGTDHQSGTVGSEEFREIDRLAAMFDEPFADASALPTWRVCALARERVTVALSGDGADEALAGYRRHIFHAREEAVRHMLPAPFRNRVLGGLGALYPKADWLPRPLRAKTTLLSLADSGEGGYARAVGITPPELRQRLYSPDFLALRGDYRAEMPFEATMRQAPARTGLDRAQYADLKFWLPGDILTKVDRTSMAVSLEAREPLLDHRLIEFAASLPQRMRIRGRQGKWLLKQTMRRYLPDDILFRPKQGFVTPVSAWLRGPLAGQARAIAAGASLNQLGWFDARTIAKFADDHIAGKSDHGRLLWQLLMLDRSLRNLGVI, encoded by the coding sequence ATGTGTGCAATTGCCGGTATCTTCCATTACGGAACCCCCAAGCCTGTGGAGGCGGCCCGTGTCGAACGGATGTGCGATGCGATGGTGCACCGTGGGCCCGATGGCGGCGGGGTCTGGACCGCGCCCGGCGTGGGGCTGGGGCATCGGCGCCTGTCGATCATCGATCTTGCCGGTTCGCCGCAGCCGATGGCCTCGGTGGATGAGCGGGCGATAATCGCTTTCAACGGCGAGATTTACAATTTCCGCGAATTGCGGCGCGAACTGGCGCAAGCGGGCGCGCAGTTCCGCACCGATGGCGATACCGAAGTAATTCTTGCCGCGTGGCAGCGCTGGGGCGTCGATTGCGTGAAGCACTTGCACGGCATGTTCGCGTTCGCGCTCTATGATCGTGCGGCGCGAACGCTTTTCCTTGCGCGCGACCGGTTGGGGGTGAAGCCGCTCTACGTGGCGCATCTCAGCGACGGGAGCATTGCGTTCGCATCGGAGCTGAAAGGGCTTCTGGCGCACCCGCTGTTGCGGCGGGATGTCGATCCGTTGGCGGTGGAAGACTATCTCGCCTGGGGCTATGTCCCCGATCATCGCGGGTTCCTCAAAGCGGTCGAAAAGCTTCCGGCGGGCCACTACCGGCTGTTGCATCATGACCGTGCTCTCGCGTCCCCGGTGCAATGGTGGGACGTTTCCTTCGCCGAACGGCGCAAGGGCCGCGAAGCCGACCTGTCGGCCGAATTGCTGCATCTGATGCGGCAAGCGGTCACTTCGCGAATGGTGGCCGATGTGCCTCTGGGCGCGTTCCTGTCCGGCGGGGTCGATTCCTCCAGCGTGGTGGCGCTGATGGCGGAAGCCAGCCACGATCCGGTGCGGACCTGCTCGATCGGCTTCGATGTCGCCGCGCTGGATGAAACGTCCTACGCGGCGAAAGTGGCCGGGCTGTTCGGCACCGATCACCAGAGCGGAACGGTGGGTTCGGAGGAATTTCGCGAGATCGATCGTCTCGCCGCGATGTTCGACGAACCTTTCGCCGATGCCTCCGCCTTGCCGACATGGCGGGTTTGCGCGCTTGCCCGCGAACGGGTGACCGTGGCCCTGTCGGGCGATGGCGCGGATGAGGCGCTGGCCGGATATCGCCGCCATATCTTCCATGCGCGGGAGGAAGCTGTGCGGCACATGCTGCCAGCGCCGTTCCGCAATCGCGTGCTTGGCGGGCTGGGGGCGCTCTATCCCAAGGCCGACTGGCTGCCGCGGCCCTTGCGCGCCAAGACGACGCTTCTGTCGCTCGCCGACAGTGGGGAAGGGGGCTATGCCCGGGCTGTGGGGATTACTCCGCCCGAACTGCGCCAGCGGCTGTACAGCCCGGATTTTCTGGCGCTGCGCGGGGATTACCGGGCGGAAATGCCGTTCGAGGCCACGATGCGCCAAGCCCCGGCGCGAACCGGTCTGGACCGCGCGCAATATGCCGATCTCAAATTCTGGCTTCCCGGCGATATCCTGACCAAAGTCGATCGCACCAGCATGGCGGTCAGCCTTGAAGCGCGCGAGCCGCTGCTGGATCATCGCCTGATCGAATTCGCCGCATCCCTGCCGCAACGGATGCGGATACGGGGGCGGCAGGGCAAATGGCTGCTGAAGCAGACCATGCGGCGCTATCTGCCCGACGATATCCTGTTCCGTCCCAAGCAGGGTTTCGTCACCCCGGTCAGCGCCTGGCTGCGCGGCCCTCTCGCCGGGCAGGCCCGCGCGATCGCGGCGGGGGCATCTTTGAATCAGTTGGGTTGGTTCGATGCCCGGACGATTGCGAAATTCGCGGACGATCACATTGCCGGGAAGAGCGATCATGGCCGGCTCTTGTGGCAATTGCTGATGCTGGACCGTTCGCTGCGGAACCTCGGCGTCATCTGA
- a CDS encoding crotonase/enoyl-CoA hydratase family protein — MDRLNRKLKGVQNCPGPTESLSLDNGDGSKDFAPNEAAEIAISDDLYLLNELDVFYDGDIKALWTYMRPQGRPSFTATMLRDFVNWQRLIVENFGDGRAPLNFLILGSRSPGVFCFGGDLALFQSLIRESNREGLVKYGYRCVEILERNARALDLPMLTIGLAEGSALGGGFEALLSFDVLIAERGVTFGLPEVMFGLFPGMGAHAFLTRKLGAAMAERMILSNQSYSAEQLYDMGVVHVLAEPGEGQAACQEYMQKNLRRHTGLVKAKQAMREVCSVPLDELRRVVDHWADAALALTEQDLKIMNRLTKAQSRFADAA; from the coding sequence ATGGATCGTCTCAATCGAAAGTTGAAAGGGGTCCAGAATTGCCCGGGACCAACCGAATCGTTGTCATTGGACAATGGCGATGGTTCCAAGGATTTTGCTCCGAACGAGGCTGCGGAAATTGCTATTTCCGACGACCTTTATTTGCTGAACGAACTGGATGTATTTTACGACGGCGACATCAAGGCCTTGTGGACCTATATGCGTCCTCAGGGGCGCCCCAGCTTTACGGCAACTATGTTGCGCGACTTTGTCAATTGGCAGCGCTTAATTGTTGAGAATTTTGGGGACGGCCGGGCGCCATTGAATTTCCTTATTCTCGGCAGCCGCTCGCCGGGGGTGTTTTGCTTCGGCGGCGATCTCGCCCTGTTCCAGAGCCTGATCCGCGAAAGCAACCGCGAAGGGCTGGTAAAGTACGGTTATCGCTGCGTCGAAATCCTCGAACGCAACGCACGCGCGCTCGATCTTCCGATGCTCACGATCGGGCTCGCGGAAGGCTCCGCTCTCGGCGGCGGGTTCGAGGCGTTGTTGTCGTTCGATGTGCTTATCGCGGAGCGTGGGGTGACGTTCGGCCTGCCCGAAGTCATGTTCGGGCTGTTTCCGGGCATGGGCGCGCACGCGTTCCTCACTCGCAAGCTGGGCGCGGCGATGGCCGAACGCATGATCCTTTCCAATCAGAGCTATTCGGCCGAGCAGCTTTACGACATGGGCGTTGTGCACGTGCTGGCGGAACCGGGCGAAGGACAGGCAGCCTGTCAGGAATACATGCAGAAAAACCTGCGGCGCCACACCGGGCTGGTCAAAGCGAAACAGGCGATGCGGGAAGTGTGTTCCGTGCCGCTGGATGAACTGCGCCGGGTTGTCGATCACTGGGCCGATGCCGCGCTCGCGCTGACCGAGCAGGATCTCAAGATCATGAACCGGCTGACCAAGGCGCAGTCGCGCTTCGCGGACGCCGCCTAG
- the zapE gene encoding cell division protein ZapE, which produces MTRLLARYEALVSAGELRPDPEQKAAATRLQALQNELESGNGKPGLFGKLFGKKAKPPRGIYMWGGVGRGKSMLMDLFHDTLAIPEKRRVHFHAFMLEVHATLREVRASESGDPIPLVAARLAQGLRVLAFDEMVVNNSADAMIMSRLFTALMMDEGVTMVTTSNRAPSDLYKDGLNREHFLPFIGLIERDLDVLTLNGPVDYRLDRLGGMATWHTPLGDAATAQVREAFFRLTDYKPEDAEHVPSADLDVGGGRILHVPKSFKGVAVFSFKRLCGEARGASDYLAIAQTYHTVILVGIPLMGPENRNEAARFVTLIDELYEHKVKLLVTADAEPENLYQAGDGRFEFDRTISRLQEMQSADYLAAGHGEE; this is translated from the coding sequence ATGACACGTTTGCTCGCCCGCTACGAAGCGCTCGTCTCCGCCGGCGAATTGCGCCCCGACCCCGAACAGAAAGCGGCTGCAACGCGCCTACAGGCCCTGCAGAACGAACTCGAATCCGGCAACGGAAAGCCCGGCCTGTTCGGTAAGCTGTTCGGCAAGAAGGCGAAGCCGCCCCGGGGCATCTACATGTGGGGCGGTGTCGGGCGCGGCAAATCGATGCTGATGGACCTGTTCCATGACACGCTGGCGATTCCCGAAAAGCGCCGCGTTCATTTCCATGCCTTCATGCTGGAAGTGCACGCCACGTTGCGCGAAGTGCGCGCATCCGAAAGCGGCGATCCGATCCCGTTGGTCGCGGCTAGGCTCGCCCAGGGCCTGCGGGTTCTCGCCTTCGATGAAATGGTGGTCAACAATTCCGCCGATGCGATGATCATGAGCCGGCTGTTCACCGCGCTGATGATGGACGAGGGCGTGACGATGGTGACCACGTCGAACCGTGCGCCATCCGATCTCTACAAGGATGGGCTCAATCGCGAACATTTCCTGCCCTTCATCGGCCTGATCGAACGCGACCTTGATGTGCTGACGCTCAACGGGCCGGTCGATTATCGCCTCGACCGCCTCGGCGGCATGGCCACCTGGCACACCCCGCTGGGCGACGCTGCGACGGCGCAAGTGCGCGAAGCGTTCTTCAGGCTGACGGATTACAAACCCGAAGATGCGGAGCATGTCCCTTCGGCCGATCTGGATGTCGGCGGCGGGCGCATCCTGCATGTGCCCAAGAGCTTCAAGGGCGTGGCCGTGTTCAGCTTCAAGCGCTTGTGCGGCGAAGCCCGCGGCGCATCGGACTATCTGGCCATCGCCCAGACTTACCACACGGTCATCCTGGTCGGCATTCCGCTGATGGGGCCGGAAAACCGCAACGAGGCGGCGCGCTTCGTCACTCTGATCGACGAGTTGTACGAGCACAAGGTCAAGCTGCTGGTCACCGCCGATGCGGAGCCGGAAAATCTCTATCAGGCGGGCGATGGCCGGTTCGAATTCGACCGGACGATCAGCCGCCTGCAGGAAATGCAGAGCGCCGATTACCTCGCCGCTGGCCACGGCGAGGAATAG
- a CDS encoding PaaI family thioesterase, giving the protein MATEQTSEFIHVPDPDHPGWHTWNLADTTRFQPTVMGPMVVRPEGESSARLRLFPQVHHTNARGTVHGGITMSLLDMALFATFATVCKGDAARAVTLDLSTQFIGAGTLDHPLDAVTEVLRETGRLAFMRGVVEQDGALIASYSATIRKPSKPR; this is encoded by the coding sequence TTGGCCACAGAGCAGACCAGCGAATTCATTCATGTGCCAGATCCGGATCATCCGGGCTGGCATACCTGGAATCTGGCCGACACCACCCGTTTCCAACCCACGGTAATGGGCCCGATGGTGGTGCGGCCGGAAGGCGAAAGCAGCGCCCGCCTGCGCCTGTTTCCCCAGGTGCACCATACCAACGCCCGCGGCACCGTGCATGGCGGGATCACCATGTCCCTGCTCGACATGGCACTGTTCGCGACTTTCGCCACCGTTTGCAAAGGCGATGCGGCCCGTGCGGTGACGCTTGACCTTTCCACCCAGTTCATCGGCGCGGGCACGCTCGACCACCCGCTCGACGCGGTGACCGAAGTGCTCCGCGAAACCGGGCGGCTCGCTTTCATGCGCGGCGTTGTCGAACAGGACGGTGCGCTCATCGCCTCCTATTCCGCCACTATACGCAAGCCCTCGAAACCCCGATGA